The DNA sequence GTAACAAGGATAACGCCACTTGACTTTCCCATATTTTCTCGTATCATCTTCAGACTCCCGTCATCAATACCCAAACTTGTCAGATCCAGTTTAACAGCAGATTTGTCAAGTATCCTTATGACAATTCCTTCGCCATAGATCATCGGTATAACAGATACCCTCAATTCAACAACCCGCTGATCCACATTGATGGTAAACCGGCCATCCTGGGGCAGTACCTTCTCAGTTATATTTAATCTTGCCAGCACCTTAATTCTGCTTATGAGACCAACACCAAGTTGAAAAGATATCGGTTGCGTCTCGCGGAGTAAACCATCAATCCGGAATTTAATTACATAACGGCCATAACAAGCTTCCAGGTGAATATCGCTCGATCTGCTCCTGATAGCTTCCAAAAGGATAAAATTCATTCCCCCTGATTATTTCAGGCTGTGTGGCAAGTACCCGTAGATCCTTCTCGGCCAGATTGCCCTGAAGCTGCCGTTCAAGGCCGTAAAACACATCTTTGCTAATCTTGAGTGGACTATCTTCCATCAGGTAACCCTCAATACCTCGTATATCGATGTTATCCCCTTCATGGCCTTCCTGATCCCATCTACTCTTATAGCCCGCATACCCTGTTCTAATGCTGCCTTCCTGATCGCCATCGATGATGCCCCTTTCTTTGTTAACTCCTTTATCTCTTCGTTCAGGGTCATAATCTCAAAGAGAGCGGTTCTTCCCTTATAACCACTAAAATTACATTCCTTGCATCCCGCCGGACTGAACCACATCGCGTCCTTTTCAACATACCAGCTTCCATTGAACTCCTCTTCTCCTTCCTTTCTCATCCAGGATACAACTTCATCCACTGCAGGCTTGAAAGGAATTCTGCATTTTTTTACACAACGTCCTTACTAACCGTTGATAGATAACTGCCTGTACTGAAGCATTGATCATAAATGGCGGAAGCCCTATATTGATTAACCGGGTAATAACCGATGGGGCGTCATTGGTATGAAGGGTGCTCATAACCTTATGACCGGTCAGCGAAGAGCGCATGGCAATCTCAACCGATTCCAGATCACGCATCTCTCCTACCATAATAACGTTCGGATCGTGCCGTAAAATATGTTTCAGGATTCTGCTGAACCCACGGCCATGTTCAGCACTTACCTGGATTTGATTCACTCCGTCAAGGGTATATTCCACAGGATCCTCAATAGTAATAATTTTTACCTCGGGGCTCATCAATTCATTCAGCATGGCATACAACGTTGTTGTTTTCCCGCTCCCTGTTGGCCCTGAAATAATCATCATCCCGTCGGGTATGGCAACGATGGAACTGAGTTGGTTGTAATCTTCTTCAAGGAGTCCTAATGTTCTCAGTCCCCTGAGTACGTTTGCATTGTCCAGTATTCGTAATACAATACTCTCACCATGAACAATGGGCAGGGTTGAGACCCTTATGCTGATGTCTATCCCTGACTGCTGTATTTTAGCCCTGCCGTCTTGTGGCAATCTCTTTTCCGCAAGGTCGAGCCCTGCCATTACCTTAATACGAGAGATAATCGTAGGTTGTAATCTTTTCTCAAAGGAATTGACCTCATAACAAAAATCATCAACCCGGTAACGAACCCTGAGCCGTGTCTCCAGTGGCTCAATATGTATATCACTGGCATTCATAGAAATGGCGTCTGATATGATGGTATTCACTAATTCAACAATGGTATCGTCATCATAGGACAGAACGGGTTCCGTGGAACGGCGCACTGTTTGTTGTAACCCTGCAGGCATAAGGCCCATGCTGTTTGAATAATATCTCTGAATCAGTCCTTCTATATGATCCTTCTCTGCTATAACGAATTTTACTTTTTGACCTATGAAGAATCGTACGTCATCAAGAACGGTCGAATTTGGTGGATTTGATAAAGCAATAGTTACCATCCCATCCTCGTTATTAACAGGTACAAGCAAATGCCTTCTTACCATATCTTCCGGAACAGACCGAAGTATTTCCGGAGTTAAGTCTACATTGGTTAATTCAATAGATGGTAACCCTGTTGGTGAATCGAGTATCTTTGCTGTTTCATCTTGAACGGTATAGCCAAGATTGATAAAGATATCTTCTCCACCCAATGTCTTGCTACTCCTTATGAATTGCACTGCATCATCAACTTCTTCTTGCCGCATACTCCTTTAATCTCCTATAATTCGTCTTTTTTTCATGAGAGGCAGGTTTGAAATCTGTCTCTACTCATACAACTCAATCGTACTACGCAACGATATACAAGACGGCTCGCCACGATTTTTAGATAACTGGTCAGTTCGCCATCTCAAATCAATCTTGATTCCTGGAGGTAGATAAGCAGCCCGAAAACATACGGTATTTGTACCGAATACTGGATCCTGATCCTTTAAATCAAGAAGCAACTTTCCCCCACGTTTGTCTGTGATAGTATAGAAACCGGGTTGTATCGCAAAATTGGTTGCACCCGTATTCCATTGCTGCAGAAAAACCTGGTCTCCCGTCTTGAGATTTACAAAACCATCTTTTACCTGGGAACACGAAAGTAACCCGTCCGCATCAAACCTCCCTGCAGGGAGAAATTGAATAGCAGTACTTGGCCCAGGAGGGGATGCGATTCCACTAAAAAGCACTTTTTTCTGCACGGTATCTACACCAGAAATAGGGTAAACAGTAAACAGAATCCCTTTCCCCCAGAGAAATATAGAATCCCCTATTGATATACTACTGGATGTTTGTGCACCCTCATCGACAAAAAGCTCTGTTGACATACCACCAAAAGAGAACCAGGCTGGTGTTTCAGTACCGAACCTTCCGACCAGACCAATATCGGGAGGGTATGAAAATCTTTTGATAGTGGATCTTGACTCTCCATACTGCTTTGTGTGCCTGTCATAGTAGAAGATATTAAATGCGGTTACTAAATTGGATAGAACCTCTACTCGTGTTACCGGTATTTTGTCTATTTGCCCGTTTCCCTCAGTCCCTCCCGGATTCGTAACAGAAAAATTATCCCCGTTCGGATCCGGATTCGTTATGGGATCGTATCCTGGCTCCATGCCGTTTGGAACCCCATCTACACCAATATCCCCCTCTTCATCTTCCTTGATCGTTATGATCCTTTGCAGTTCAAAGGTATAAGCTCTGTCGATAAGCCCGTTTCCATCCCTGTCCACTTCACCCTGATCAAAAAAATTATTTCCTTCTGTGCCCGTACCATAAAAGATTGGATCAAAATTATCATATGCAGGATCGGGATTTACAACCGGATGGAATCCAGTCTCTTCTTCATCAGCCTTTCCATCAACACCAATATCCTCTTCAGTGCCGGATATCCTCTTTTTGAATAAGCGGTAGCATATATTTGCAGGCACCCATTTGTCATCCTTCATAACACTCCCCCGAAAATACATAGCATCCGTATTCCCACGGTTCGTTACGCCAAAGACGTAATCATAGGTTATCCCATAGGGAAGATTTTCATAATTGAGGAGAGATTCCTGAAAAAGGGTAGAAGCATCGTCCTGTGGTGGATAAAAATCCTCTTTGAGAGAAAATGTCGATGGATCGTCTACCGGTATTATCATATCCTCTTTCTCTGCCGTACTGGTACCAGGTTTACGGAGGTTATTAAAATAACCATCATCGTTCAGATTATTAAAATATTCCATATCTGTTACAGCCCTGATGGTTGAAAGGTCAGAACGTATCATATCCATAATGCGGCTGGCCTCTTTATAAATAGACGATCGCTCCTGCAAGAGAATTGTATGGTTCATTCCTATTCTGAGAAAGAGAAGCAATCCCATAGTAATAATCGCCATTATGGCAATGGTTATCACTGTTTCTATTAAGGTAATACCATATACATTTTTCATGTATTCATTCAAAATGGAATTTGAAACCGTTCTACAAAATCTGGCTTAACCAGGCCATCATCAACAACAGCATCATTATCATCATCGTCGCCGTTCAGGACAATCTCAGGGAGTGCAGCGCCACTGGTAAGGCCTCTGTCAATCTTGTTATTCATATCGGTAATCACTTTATCATCTATCACGCCATCACGATCGTCATCCACGGTATTCCCGGTATTTACCTCAGGCAATGATGCTACGTTCAAGGTATCCTGTCGGGCAGACTGGAGCGCAGGCATGACTTTAAAGAAATCCTTATAGATAGCAACTTCAAAGGTAAAGATGTTACTGTTGGAATTACCATTCGGATCAATTATCCTTTGATGAAATACCCGGATCGTATACCCATAGTTTGTAATACGTAAAGAGGGGTTTTGAAGATAGGTTTTTATTATCAGGGGTAAACCATCTTGCCCTACTTTCCTGTCCGGAACATCAAGATATCCATTTTTATTGAAATCCGTCTCTCCATCAAATCTTCCATCCCCATCTTCATCAACAAATGTCTCACCAAAATCCCTTATACCATTCCCGTTCGTATCTGAGAATGGTTCTTTGGCATCGAATCGGCCATTCCGCTCCGTCCCGTTTGGGTTTCTCACCGGATCGAAATTATCTCCAGAAGGGTCAGGATTATGCACAGGAACATAACCCGGTTCCCGTTCATCACGTAAACCATCAATACCCACGTCTTCAAAGGTATCAAAGAGGCCATTTCTATTAACATCCTCATCACTATTCATTGTCCCGTTAAGGTTAAAATCTTCCTCTAAAGGCGGGCCAATAAAATCATGAAAAACCGGATTATTATTTTCATCGGTTACATATTTGATTTCAAGTAATCCGGTATTTAGCCGATACATAAGCATAACTTCACCCTTGTAAAGAAGCCCATCGGGATAGAGACCCCTGGCAATACTATTGGGCTTCCCTTCACTTCTCAATATATCATCCCTATCCCCGGGAAAGTTTGTCACTTCACCTATTGGTGGAAGATTAACTGATACAGCGACTCCCTCATGAATAAAAAAAAAGGAATTATCCTGTACAGAGAAGTTCTCTCTTGCCCCTGTGATGACAGCGCTTTTAATTGATTGGGCTACCAGAGAGATTTCAATCCCTGCTGTTTCCTTCTCCATAACCTTAATGTCCAGTGGATATAAGGTCGCTATACTACCGGCAATAACAGCAAGAATGGCAATTCCGATAATAGCCTCAAGGAGTGAAAAACCATGTATATCATATGTATTCATATTCATCAGTTAATAAGGGTTTAAAATAGGCTTTCGGCGACTTTAGCGACAGTGTAGTGGCAAGGCGCCTTGCCACTACAGAATCGCTTTGAAATTCCTATACATTAAATTAGGTTGGGTTTAAAAGGCAAAACCCAACGACTTTTTACCCACCCCTAAATCCCCTCCCGAGAGGGGACTTTTTATTCCCCTCTTGGGAGGGGTTAGGGGCATATGCATCAAGCGAAAATAGGTAAACGGTAGAGAATAACAAACCACCCATAATCCCCCTTCGTCCCCCTTTAGAAAAGGGAGAAATCCCTTGTTCCCCCCTTTTTTAAAGGGGGGTTAGGGGGGATTAGAGGGGAACATGGGAACACATTGCTCTTTCTCCAGGGGGATACCTCCTTTTCCATGAAACACTATTCTTAGCTTGATGCATATGGGGTTCATTCCCCTGGAGAGATGCAAAATCTTGCGTCTCTACAATTGGAGTTAGGGATACGTAATGGCATCATGAAAAACTTTGAGTTTCCTATACACCGACTTAGTCCTTGCGACAACTCTATAAATGAGGTTCCCTTTTAAAAACCACGAAAGAAATAATCCGGTGGATTCGTTATGTCTTAATCCACCCTACTCAATTAAAGAAAGAATCTCTGGCATCTTTTTTATAACCGTTACTGTTATATCATCTAGTACCGGCGATTCCGTTTGTGCCCCTACAGCAAAGAGATTTGCCTGGTATTCCAAAACAGCATCTTCTGGTACGGGAAGGTCTATCCTGGTACCTGTACTTGCCCCATCCCCTCCAAACCAACGCCACAGGATCTTCCCATCCAGGGCCTTTAAGGTTAATTCAAGGGATACATCGGTTTTCTCTGGCAAATATTCTGTCCACGCAATCGTGCCAATCCGGTTTCCCACAGGCACTATCTTGGTGAAATTACGAACGATATAGCCACTATCATCGAGACGGCCATCGTTATTACTATCTCTGATACCAGGAGATACTCCCTGATTATGGTTTTGGTCCATATCCAGATCAAGATAAAGCTCTCCTGAATCCCATTTCCTATTCCGGTTATAATCGATATACAGTTCACCATTTTCATACGCATTTGCAAGGGTGCTTGTCCCTGCATCGATAAACCGTTCGCCATAGAACGAATAAAACTCTCCACTGCTGTCATAAAACGTTAACCCACCCATATCAAATGCCTCTCCTGCATCATATACCCCATTACCGTTCTTATCCTCAAACCTACGGCCTGAAGTATCTCTTCTAAAATTGAGGTTATAGTCCTGATACGGCTCACCTCTTTCAAAAACTGAGGTTCCAAAAGAAGAAGCAAATCTTTTTGGATTACCGGTAACACTCGACGTTCCGTTATAGACAACCAGGTCATCAATGGTTGCCATAAAGGAAGCCCTATCCGTTACTGGCTCAAATATCTTTGTACCAATATGAAAAATCGGTGTTGAAGTACCAGAATTCAGGTCACTCAGTCTTGCAGATATCGTTCCCAGGAGGAAGGAGGTATCGGTGCCCAGATCCACAGGATTGCCATGTATTATTATGCCATCAATACATAGATTTTGTTCTACATCCTCTTTATTGTCAGATCCATCCGTCTCTACCCACCAACTGTATGCAATATTTTTCCACACACCTGGCTTTAAAGAAAATGTAGTAGTTCCGACGGTGTTATACGTGGCTGAACCAGGATATATTGGCTCATTCGTAAATGGGACATCATTTACAAATAGCCCTGTTACGGTTATGGTACCCGGAAAAGAAAGTCTCTCCAGTTCAAGCCTTGCATTATCTATGAGCCCGTCATTATTAGTATCCCCGAAATCCTTAAGAGAGAGTTTGAAAAAAACTGTGTACGTACCTGCCAGGCTGTCAAAAGTAAAAGGTGGGCTATCTTTTATCGCAGTGGATGTACCCATAATCATTCTCAACTGTTCCTCACGAGTAGGCACACCATTATTTTTTGTGACAAAAATTTCATTTTCTATAGGAATTTCATAAAACAATCTTGAAAGGACTATCTCATCGGGTTTACTAGCAGCAGTTGTACCGATACCAACGACATCATCCACATAACCGTCTTTATATGGATAAAATGCTGAATCATCATCAATTCCATTTTTCATATCTACTTCAGGGTTTGCCGCAGGATGGCTCCCCGTATCATAACTATCAATAAAGCCATCTCCATCATTATCTTTATTATCCGTTGTTTGCGTACCCACTTCAGGCACTGCCCATGGATTGGTTATCCGAGAAGATTTTATCCAGAACTCCAGAGCTCCATGCCTGATACCCCGTCCATCTAAGTTAGCGGTAATTGTTCCTTTACCCAATAAGGCATTCAGATCATATGCAACAACACCTCCACTCACATTCCCTGAATCCGACAATGTCTGGGTAATAACACCATCCGGCGCAAGCCTGACTGTTATTGTCCCGGCACCCGGTACAAATAAGCTGTCACCCGTATTAGCCGCTTGTGTTACTCCATTGACAATGAGGAGTGGCTTACCTGTCCCAACAAGTACCGGCGTACCAGTTCCAAACTGATTCACAGTATCGGTGCCCATAAGGTTATAATCACCTTGAAAGTTTGAGGAATAAAGCATTTGAGTGATAGTACCAAGGGGAACGGCATTGTAACTGAGTTGTATCAATCCATCTGCCCACGTTTGTTTCCTCGTTGCTGGGGTATCCACACGATACTCAAACACCTTTAACTCAGGAGTGCTGGTACCTGCGATGTATACCCTGTCCCTCCTGGAATCGATCCCAATAGCCACAGCATTATTGGTCTCCATCCCTATTTCCGATGCTGGCAAAATCTGTAATCTCTCATTCCTTGCATTAATTGCGGTAACCGTACCAACGGCACCTTCACTCAGAACAAAAATCAGGTCATCACCCTCATCCATAACCATCTGTTTTGTATTTGTGGTAACGCTACCAAGCGGTAAGCTATCTAATTCATAAAATGCGGTAGGCATTCCTGTAGTAGTGAGCTTAAGGAGTTCATCGCCTGTGCCTGCCCCGAGGATATAAAGGAGGCCTTCGTTGGTATCAACAGTTATTGCAGTCGCCTCAAAAGGAGAAGGTAACGCTACCCGTGTTATTTCCTCAAGGAGATGTGAATCAACATTATCCCGATAATTAATTACTGTATCTGTATCTGTGACGAAAAATTGTTCCAGTTTGTCATCAAAAGCAATATCTACGGGAGAGCTGGAGAATCCTGTGCTGATACTCAATGGTGTTTTTAAAAGGCTGGACGGATGCTTTGGTTGCGTCGGTTTTGGTCTCACGGCATCATCGATCTCTCCATCGACGTCACTATCATCGTTATCGATTAAGGTCTCTGACCTTCCCTTTGTAGATGCCCCGATATCATCAGGAGTACCGTCATTATCATCATCAATACCATTGTTACTTTCATCTGTCAAAGAAGATAAATCATCTACTTCTGGAACTGCACTTACGTCTGCCGGTGGATAACGCCATTCGAGTACATTTGTCGAATTTGATGTTATAGCAGTTATTACCTTGTGTCCTGCGTCAAGTGTAATCTTTTTTGGTATCACACCCGAAACCCCTTCTACGTCTTTTCTTCGTCTTGGAATTACTCTATTAGGGGTTGTTGTACCGGTAATATCAAATACCCTGATCGTATTACTATTTGATATCCCTGCATACAAACGTCCAAAGTCCGTTGAAGTGAAGAGCGGGTCTATTGATAGAAACGTTATACCTGCTATTGGTTCAGTACCTATCTGAGAAAGTGCAGGTACATCTGCTTTGTTATATTTCCATATCCCTATATGACTGTCTCCTCCCACATATACATTCCCGGTAATCTCATCCACCGCAATTGCCGTTGGTTGAAAACTTAATGAGGTACTGGTAGATGAACCCATTTTGATATCATCTGCATCTTTCATATTTTCAGGATATGAACTTGCCTGGAAAAGGGATTTGGTGTTCAATGCCTTCGATACCGAGTTTGTCCCATAACCTTCAAAGTCTTTTTGCGTTGTATGTCTGAGGATATCCATTATTTTAGCAACAGCACGTATCCTTTTTCTTCCTAATTCTCCACCAGTTATAGTATCTCCGGATGAGCCCGAGTACAAAACGGTGAGTAGTTCATCATCTATACCTTTCAATACCGTACCCGTTGTAATCCCCAGGGAATCTATCTCATAATATCCGGAATGACTAAGGCTTAATTCAGTTGTAGGCGTACCAAGGTGTGCCTTATCAAGTGAACGGATGAGTATTCTGTTCGGATTAAACCTTTGCAGCCGTGTGTTTGGTTCTAACTGGGCAATCAGACTCTTTTTCTCCTGAAAAAGAACAATATCAATGGGAGAAAGAGATTTTGCAGTATCCGTACCGATAGTATTGTCCATAAACATCTCAAATTCATTCCAGCTCATAAAGGGTTTTTGCAACCGGTCTGCAATTATATTAGTCGCAAGCTTATTTGCTGCACCATACGTCGCTGTATCCACAATCCTTATTCCGGTAGCTATTACTGTATGGAGTACCTCTTTCGTTGCTGTGTTGAGATTAACCGGGTATCTGGGTTCTGCCATAAGGCTTATCGGATTGAATGGATCGGATTTTATCGTGGTTGTATCCTCCCATCCCTCTACCGTAACAAAATCCTTTAACCTTTCAAATTCATCTAAATTATCAAAATAGATTGCCTGATCCTCTGTTTGCGCAGGGTCTCTGTTAATGTTCTCACGGTCGAATATGCGGCCTGCCTTCCGTGCCAATAACGGCCGTTGATCTGGAGGCGCGCAAACGGCTGGAATTGATGGACCGGAACGAATTACCTCCAAAAGCTGGTCGATAGACCGAAAGCGTTTGCCAGGCAATGAATTCCTATATTTGATAATAAGTACAGCATCTGCATCATCCGCCCTCGCTGTGGTTGTTCCAACATTATTTTTTTGATTTATTGAAGGATCACTGGTAATCGTGGTGTAGAGCTCGCAATCGTATTCTATACCGCGGGAGTTAAATCCAAGATAGGTACCATCGTCTGTAATACTATCACCGTCACGATCCCTGCCATCCCCCCGTTCGTCGATATAAGAGGTCATCAGATCATCATACTCAGGCAGGCTCTCATTTACAGGGGTCAGAGGTGTATTGAAAGCACTGGGAACAAGTTCTACGACTTTTAAAAGGTAGTTCAAGAGCAGTGCCGTGAGTACACCAGGACCGTTCAGGTTTATTTTACCATTTGCATCTATTACCTTTATATGTATATTCCCCAAAAAATCCCTTGATCTTTCTCCATATCCCGGTGTTGAAGTACCCATGGAGATACGTTTAGAATACCGCAACCATTTTTGCAAACTATTTTCAACCGTATCAAGTCTTCCATTATTATTAAAGTCAGGCTCACCGGCGTCGTATTTCCCATTCCCCTCGGTCCCTGTTGGATTAAATATTGGGTGATAGTCATCCCCTTCGGGATCTGGATTGTTTATAGGGTCGTAACCGGCCTCATAAAGACCATAGAGAGGATGGCCCATTGACACACTATAGGGATAACTAGGAATGCGATCGATGCCAATATCTTCATTAACAATTTGACCGTAACTATCTATCAGGATAATGCCAAAGGCATCTTCAAGTATCCCGTCAGGGGCGTCCTGCTGTCTGTTGCCGTTGGTATCTTCCGAGGTAGGTACAATTTCAGGGTCTCCCGATACACCAGGGAGGTCATCAATAATCCCATCCCCATCATCATCTATCCCATTTCGGCCAATAATTGATACATTTTTACTTACGGCACTGATATCAAATTTTCCATCCCAATTGTTATCCACCTCTCCATCCCTGGCAATAATGCCGTCTTTATTCATATCGGTATCCTGAAAAAAAGCTGCCCACATCGGATCGCTGCAGGTTTCACTCCCGATCTTATTCTGCATCCCTTCGATTGCTATTGATAAACCCATTCTGGCCGCAGACCTCGATAATTCGCTCGTCTTGCCATCCAACATTTTATGATCTAAAAAGTTCAGACCTGATCCTGCTAAAGCAAGGATAAACACAATGGCAATAATTACTACCGTTAATCCAAAAGCCTCTTCTCTTTTAAAATCCATATACAAGGAAATGATTGATTAAGAATTTAACTACAAAGGCGCTACCAATACTGAAACCACAGATTGCACAGATTACACAGATAAAAAACTAAAGTTAATAAGTGAGTAAATGAGTATTTAACTTATCTATTCATCTACTTATTTACTCATATACCAAAATCAATGTAATCGGTAATGTCTATTTATCATCCTACTGCTAGTATATCTCCTTCCTCTCGAGAATTATGGTAGCAATGAAAAGGACCACTCCTATATACATCAAACCGTAAAACGAGGTAATGGCTATGTATCCACTTGTAATAGGGATGCCGGCGGCAAGGGCAGAACTCACATTGAAATCCTCCAGGTTCGGGAGAATAGAATATATGACATTCCCTATAAACTGACTTACACCACC is a window from the Candidatus Jettenia sp. genome containing:
- a CDS encoding GspE/PulE family protein; amino-acid sequence: MRQEEVDDAVQFIRSSKTLGGEDIFINLGYTVQDETAKILDSPTGLPSIELTNVDLTPEILRSVPEDMVRRHLLVPVNNEDGMVTIALSNPPNSTVLDDVRFFIGQKVKFVIAEKDHIEGLIQRYYSNSMGLMPAGLQQTVRRSTEPVLSYDDDTIVELVNTIISDAISMNASDIHIEPLETRLRVRYRVDDFCYEVNSFEKRLQPTIISRIKVMAGLDLAEKRLPQDGRAKIQQSGIDISIRVSTLPIVHGESIVLRILDNANVLRGLRTLGLLEEDYNQLSSIVAIPDGMMIISGPTGSGKTTTLYAMLNELMSPEVKIITIEDPVEYTLDGVNQIQVSAEHGRGFSRILKHILRHDPNVIMVGEMRDLESVEIAMRSSLTGHKVMSTLHTNDAPSVITRLINIGLPPFMINASVQAVIYQRLVRTLCKKMQNSFQACSG
- a CDS encoding prepilin-type N-terminal cleavage/methylation domain-containing protein, whose translation is MNTYDIHGFSLLEAIIGIAILAVIAGSIATLYPLDIKVMEKETAGIEISLVAQSIKSAVITGARENFSVQDNSFFFIHEGVAVSVNLPPIGEVTNFPGDRDDILRSEGKPNSIARGLYPDGLLYKGEVMLMYRLNTGLLEIKYVTDENNNPVFHDFIGPPLEEDFNLNGTMNSDEDVNRNGLFDTFEDVGIDGLRDEREPGYVPVHNPDPSGDNFDPVRNPNGTERNGRFDAKEPFSDTNGNGIRDFGETFVDEDGDGRFDGETDFNKNGYLDVPDRKVGQDGLPLIIKTYLQNPSLRITNYGYTIRVFHQRIIDPNGNSNSNIFTFEVAIYKDFFKVMPALQSARQDTLNVASLPEVNTGNTVDDDRDGVIDDKVITDMNNKIDRGLTSGAALPEIVLNGDDDDNDAVVDDGLVKPDFVERFQIPF